The Oryza glaberrima chromosome 5, OglaRS2, whole genome shotgun sequence DNA segment ATACCAAGCTCAGAGATCTGCACAGATAGCAAATTCAAGTCATAATGAGGACATTATTAACACGATGTATTAGGTCAGTTGGACAAACCTGTCGTGACAACACAGTAGTAGCATCAAGATGTGCAAAAGTAGTAGCAGGAGCAGGATCCGTCAAGTCATCAGCAGGCACATAAATAGCTTGGACAGATGTAATGGAACCCTTCTTTGTAGTTGTAATTCGCTCTTGAAGTCCTCCAAGATCAGTAGCAAGAGTTGGTTGATATCCCACAGCAGATGGAATACGTCCAAGAAGAGCAGACACCTCAGAGTTCGCCTGACATCAAGATTCAAGATTAATCAAAACCATAACAATGGGACTTAGTAGAAACACCTACGCTACGTATACTACTAGTAATTCTTTTTTATGCAGAGTAGAAATACCAAAAGAAGAGATGTCTTGCATAAATTACCTGAGTGAAACGGAAAATGTTGTCAATGAACAAAAGCACATCTTGTCCTTCGGCATCACGGAAATGTTCCGCAACAGTCAAACCGGTCAACCCAACACGAGCACGAGCACCCGGGGGCTCATTCATTTGCCCGTAGACAAGAGCACACTTGCTTTCACTCTGCAACCAAAATTGATATATAAGTAGCTTGCACATGTGTGCGTCCCACAGAAAATAAGATATCAACTAAAATTACCTGTTTGTCACCTAGCTTGATGACACCACTTTCAATCATTTCCCTGTAAAGATCATTACCTTCACGGGTACGTTCACCAACACCAGCAAACACAGAGAAACCACCTGGCAAACAAATCATCATCAGTCAAATAGAACAAGTGACTGAAATTTGAACAATATCACACATGAGACTATGTATAGATGCATACCATGGGCCTTAGCAACATTGTTGATCAACTCCATAATAAGGACAGTTTTGCCGACTCCTGCACCACCAAAAAGACCGATCTTTCCACCTCTTTGGTAGGGCGCAAGCAGATCCACAACCTATAAAATTAAACCAATGTACAGCAATTAGGACTCTAAATCATGGTTGCAACTATTTACCATTCAAATACTTCAGATAACCACAGGATCAGACAAGGGTGGGACAATTATACCTTAATTCCAGTAACAAGAATTTGCTGTTCTGTGGCTTGCTCAACAAAAGCAGGCGCCTCACGATGGATGGGAAGGAAGTGGTTCGTTGCTACAATAGAAGTCAGCATCAATAACAAAACATAAATAAGAACTGGACACACAAATTCTTAAATAACTATGAATAATGAAGACATGGAACATATAGTAACTTACTTATGTCACCCTTCTCATCAATTGGCTCACCAATAACATTCATGATACGTCCAAGCGTGGCCCTGCCAACAGGAACCTACAAAGAATAACTTCCAAGTCAAAAACATAGTAGAACACATTATATATGATTAGTTTCAACTTCCAAGACAATGCTACAGATACAAGGTTCAGCAACTCTAATTATAATCAGAATTTACACGAATGCATCAGCAGTTCTCTGAATTCAGTAATGCCCATTTTATGCTAAACAATTGGCAAGGgtattaaataaacaaaaactgGAATGGATTCCTAGACTATGACGACAATTTTCATTCAAGCAAACAGTGGAAAAGTTATACCAACCAATGCATGTTAACCTCACAATACGCCAATACGGAAATGCAACACTGGTGAACATAATGAATTCTAATAGACTCTAGATGACCACCACAAACCAAAAGGCAGCACtttatagggaaaaaaaagtcaatttcTTCACTAGCACGAACAGACCACCACAAAGCAGCCAACAGTCTACCGATAAAATGAACGAAATGGAAGGGAGATCGCTCGCCACTCAGAACTGTACACCTAGATCAAATCTGACAGCAGTAGATCCACATTTCGTCAGATCTGGTCGGAGACAACACGAAATGAAATGTACGATCGCAAACAAGGATGAGAAGACGGGCGGGGGGGCATTACAGTGATTGGGGAGCCGGTGTTGAGGACGCGCTGACCGCGGACAAGCCCCTCAGTCCCGTCCATAGCGATGGTGCGCACCATGTTCTCGCCAAGGTGCTGCGCCACCTCGAGCACGAGGCGGATGTTGTGGTCGAGCACCTCGAGCGCCGTGAGGATGGGAGGCAACCCCTCGTCAAACCGcacgtcgacgacggcgccgatgaCCTGGCACACCTgcccgacggcgccggcgccggtgaacTCGTCGGTGATCTTACCTCCACCCGTGGCCTTCCCCGTCGCGGGCGCGGGAGGCGTCGCCTccttcgccgcggcggccgtggcgtacgcggcggcgcggttgaAGAGGTACCCCGCTGGCGACGGTCGGTGGAGCGGcccgcgcgggcgcggggcgggcGAGGCCCCGCGGAGCCTGGAGGCGGCGCggacgagggaggagagggcccGGCGAGTCGCCATGGCCGGGAGATCGCCGGAGACGCGGGGCCTGGATCTAGggttagacttttttttttttttggttgcggCGGCCTCCgcgagaagggaggaggagaggaggggagcggagtgaggaggaggaggagagtgggTGCGGTGGGTGGTGGAGATATCGACGTGTGGGGGGATTGGCGGGTGGACCCGGTCTACGGGAGCCCGAGAAGCGTGGAGGAGCGGGGGTTGTGTGGTGCATGGTGGGCTCAGTTCATGGAATGGATTGCAATttttttggggatccatttggTAGCTTGATATTGCAGCTGGAAATCTGGAATATGTAAtagtgttcctttttttttcttcttttttattttgggcTGTCAACTGTCATTTGGCACTTTTTAATGGCATTTGATTTTTGCTATGTTTTGATGGTGACAGAGGATTTCGGTTTTTATTGAGTAGATGATGACAGCAGATGATTATTTTGAACTATTATAAGTTCGAAAGTCGAACTAAAACTTTGCGTAATCTTCGATCAAGCCGTCATGTTTAGCTATTTTCTAGTCCAAATTCGTGGTTAACTTTGGTAACAGCATCTTGTTCGAGGCCtgtaaccttttcttttttagaaaatcgaGGCTCGTCACTCTGTCAGCACACAAACgttgaaggaataagttcattttaggtccctctatttgtcgcccagtctgattttcgtccctaaactgcaaaaccgggtacgacccgtCCCCAAACTTATGAAAATCGGACGAACAAGGTACCTTGGCGATTTTaagggtggttttggctgacgtggcgcctacgtgtccattttgactcggtcttcatctgatgtggtACTGACGTGGCTCTTACGTGGCAATCCgatccagaaaaataataaaacccgtgagacccacatgtcagtctcacataaaataataataaaaagatgggacccacatggacCCTACATGTCAGTCCAactcacctctcctcttcttcctcctctttccccatctcccctctcttcatctctctctttccaggcgacggcggccgctcctctccctcccacctgcgggtcgccgcgcgccgctcccccctcccccccccccccccccgctagTCCCAGTGcgctgccgctcctctcccgccggccgccccgacgagctcgcctcctccctcgcggCGATGGACAGCGCATGGCCAACGGCGGGCGACGGTGCACAAGGCgcctggggcggcggcggccatctctctcttgCGCACTCTCGCCTAGTCgtccgccgcccttctccccgaTGGCCGCCAGCGGGAGAAGAGGGATCGAAGCCGCACGCCTCTCCCCGTCCCTCGGCTGCCGCGGCCCTCCCGTTCCCTCCCCGGCGCGCCGCCTCtacttcctcgccgccgcggccggggaCAGCCACACTGATGCCCTCCCCTCGTCGGAGCTCCGCAAGCGCCATGGCGGCTCCACTgcttctggtggtggtggtggtgaggacgAGAAGCTCCACTTGCTCCGTCGCCTCCTCGCGCGGCCCGACGTCGCCATCGACGCCTACATCGTCCCCACGTGCCTCGCGCGCGccatcgcccgccgccggccatgcgcTGTCCGTCGTCGCGCCGTTTGCTGCCGCCGTGCTGGACGCCGCCCGGTGAGAGGAGGGAGCAGAGAGATGGGGAGAgccggagagaggaggaatgtcatgccagaaattcccgaatagaattccaagcagaatgtgcattaaaatccccgtccaggaccggccgggtacacaaacgacaaagttgacatacagatccacgtcttacaaacattataaaagtcttacaaaaatgca contains these protein-coding regions:
- the LOC127773692 gene encoding ATP synthase subunit beta, mitochondrial, giving the protein MATRRALSSLVRAASRLRGASPAPRPRGPLHRPSPAGYLFNRAAAYATAAAAKEATPPAPATGKATGGGKITDEFTGAGAVGQVCQVIGAVVDVRFDEGLPPILTALEVLDHNIRLVLEVAQHLGENMVRTIAMDGTEGLVRGQRVLNTGSPITVPVGRATLGRIMNVIGEPIDEKGDITTNHFLPIHREAPAFVEQATEQQILVTGIKVVDLLAPYQRGGKIGLFGGAGVGKTVLIMELINNVAKAHGGFSVFAGVGERTREGNDLYREMIESGVIKLGDKQSESKCALVYGQMNEPPGARARVGLTGLTVAEHFRDAEGQDVLLFIDNIFRFTQANSEVSALLGRIPSAVGYQPTLATDLGGLQERITTTKKGSITSVQAIYVPADDLTDPAPATTFAHLDATTVLSRQISELGIYPAVDPLDSTSRMLSPHVLGEDHYNTARGVQKVLQNYKNLQDIIAILGMDELSEDDKLTVARARKIQRFLSQPFHVAEVFTGAPGKYVELKESVNSFQGVLDGKYDDLPEQSFYMVGGIEEVIAKAEKIAKESAS